The DNA segment GGTGTTAACATTTTGTCATATTTGCTTCAAagccctctctctttttaaaaaaagaaaatggatggaACACGATCAATACAGCTCAATACCTCTTTCCtccttgccttttctccacagaaGTAACTAAGCTGAAGCTGATGTTTACCGTCCCGGGCATGTGTCATCTTCTATTTATGCATGCAAAACCTGCAAGTCTATTGTTACATATATTTCAAAAGTTTATATAAATGGTATAATACTGTACACATTTCtttgccatttattttttcattccataTTTATGTTCTGGAGATTTACCATATTGGGAACATGTTGATCTAGTTTGTTCATTTTAACTGTGATAGATGATTTCATTGTGTTTATAAAGCAGCTTATTTTCCTGTTCTCTTGCTGAGAGGCAGTTAGACTGCTCCTCACTTTTCTATCACATACTAAGATGTGGTGAATATCCTTGACCACATATCCTTTTGCACATGAATATGAGTTtctccagggcttcccaagtggtgctagtggtaaagaacccacctgccaatggaagaGACATAGAttcaggttcgacccctgggttgggaagatcccctggaggagggcatggcaacccactccagtattcttgtctggaggatcccatggacagaagagccacagtccatagggtcgcaaagagtcagacacaactgaagtgacttggcatgcacacacacctgaGTTTCTCTAGGATGCATGGAAAACACTCTGGGTTCTGCACCCAGATTCTATGACCTGCAGGTGCAACTCATCCCCCAGCTGCTGTGAGTGCTGGCTGCTAGGGATTCACAGCTGCTCACAGCTTCTTGGGAACTTCTTTATTCAGGAAGTTATAAGTTACCCACCACCTTGCCCCCTACATTGGGCAGCCCACAGTCAATGACTGATGGATACAGCCAATGACTGATGGATAAGTCTTATCCGTCAATGACTGATGGATAAGCCAATGACTGGTGCAAAAGCCTGGCCTCTTTGCCTCAAGGCAGATTCACTCTGCAACGTTACTAATGCTTCAGAGCTCCCCATGGGGTCAGATTGAAGATAATCTCCAGCTGAGAACCTACCATCACTTAACATTTCTTCCTATCCTATCTGCCTGACCCTCTCTCTCCACCTGAGAGTCCTCCCTCTAGAAACCACCTGCACAAGGATCTCGGGCACTGCTTAGGGGACCTAACTTCAGACAGGCACACACCTAACCTAAGGCAGAGCCACTGTGTCTCAGATTTGCTCATCTTAAAAcggtttccaaattgttctccaaagtagttgtaccaatttacgttcccaccagcaGTTTACAAACATTGCTGACCGCCCCCACCCACCACACTCATCTATTCCAGTGTTATAGACTAATTTTGCCAATCAGATTGTGTAATAtgctaatttttgttttaatttgcatttccgtGCTCACTAGTGATATTGAGAATCTTGTTACTATCTTTATTGGCGTTCAAATTTCTTCCCCTGTTATTTGtctgttcacatcttttgtccatttgCTTACTGCTTTGGAATGTCTATGGTAAATTGATTCTTTGAggcttaaattttttattttggagactaattctCTCTTGGCTGGTTATCCAAGTTGAAAATACCTTCTGCCAGCTGTGGCTTTAacaaatttgcttatttttttgtcATGTAGACATTTTTGACTTTAAGGAAATAAGatttatcatttcctttcatttgtgtttgtgtcttatttattttctactctGAGATCTTCAAGTTATTTCCCTGTTTTGTTTGAAAAGCTTTGTACTCTGCTTTTTATACTTACTGATAGGACTTTGATCAACCTGGAACTTATTTTGTGAGTGGTGTGAATGGGGATGtacttttatctttttccatGGGAGTATTTAATTGTCCTAACATCACTCATTGACTACCGTGTTTCAAACACTCAGATACATTTGGGTCTGTTCTTGTCATTATTctgctctttttctctgtttctctattCTTGGGACcaaatcaaataattttaattatttaaagctTTGTAGCAATTATTGAGATCTAGCAGGGtaagttttccttcctcttcctcttctttcttcttcaaaaTTGCCTTAGTTATTCTGGGTTCTTTATTATTCCATATGCATTTTGGGATGACCTTGTCAAGCTGCAGAGAAAACCTCATTTCAAATCTTATTGGGTATAAAATGTATAGATTAAATTGGAGTCTACTGGCCAACTTGATAATAGGGAATCTTCTCACCATGAGCACAGTTTGTTTCTCCCATGGctgttattctttctttcctctgtgttCCACCCTTGCACAGGGGGCTGCCTGGGAAATGACTCTCCAAACCCTTCTCATCCTCCAATGCCCAGGTGAacactccctcctccaggaagtccttgATGATAGCCCTGGCTCTCCAGGCTCGGTcgccctctctctctttctcctttgacaTCCTCTAAACCTGCTGTGTGTACCATTTTCTGGACATAGCCTCCTGGATCTGATCGAGGGAACCATTTTTGGGCTCTCTGTACCTCCACCTGCTCTCAGCTTCTGAACAGAAGGGGCTGCATGTCCATCTTTGTATCCCCAACGGCACCCAGTCCATGGTGGGTGCTCAGTAGGCTCTGATGGTTGGTCCTTAGAGAAGACAGGTGTGTAGTAACACACTCTTCCTCACAGGAAACTGCTGGTTCCATGGGGCAGAGCCTGGAGCAGAGCTTGGGGTTTTAGAGGGATACACATCTGGCTTGAGATCAAACAGCTCTGGCTTATGTGAGGGTTCTGCCATATGGGACACTGGCCTGTCTGAGAAGGGTTGTTAGTGAGACTGTAGGGAACACACTACATGGGTTTCCTCTCTGGTCCTCCTTTCCCAAGTTGGAGGAGGGGCAGGAATGAAGACCCTTCCCTCAGCTGGAGGGGTAGCTGGAGATCACTTATTTGCTCACCAACAAGCCCCCGGGGGTATTTTCCCCAGATGTCTGAGCCACTGACTCAAATGGACACAGCTGGGCTCTGCTCTGTCTCAGGCCACCGGCCTGTCTCCTGCCGCTCTTTCCTCTCTCGGGGAGCAGAGGCGTGTCCTAAGCCCCTGATATAACTACGGAAGCTGCCTGTATCCTGTCTTCCCTTCCCTGCCCTATAGCACCCAGGTGTCTCAATGGACTCCCTGTTCCCAGGGCAGCTGTTTGCATGGGAAGGCCTTTCCTCACacagtcctcctccaggggaatcccCAAGAGAACGCGAGGTCGGGGCAATCAAGCTCCAGGGTTAAGCGCCATCTGCAGTTCACAGAAGAGAGAATTAGGGATGCTTCCTAGCAGAGGATGTGCTTCGGAGTTGGACAAACCTGGGTTTCAATTCAGACTCCCATAAACTTGACTTTAGGCAAATTGACTTCTGTATAACTCAGCCTCCTCTAATAACAAAATGCGCACATGAATCCTACCTCCTAGGATAGATGAAGACCAGAGAGGGGGGGAAATGTATGGGATTCGTGCAGTAGGTGCACAGCATAAGGctgctccttccttcccaggAGAGGTCAGAGTTGTGGGGATGGAAAGAAACCGGAGACACAGGCAAAGATGAGGCAGAATTTATTCTCCTTGTGGGCGAGTACAAGGTTCAGGATGGAGCCCACAGAGAGGCAGGTCCCTGGGGTGCCCCACGCTATGGGCAGGGGCCACACTTTTCCAAGTGCCAGGCCCACTGTGTGCCCCCGGCCATGAGGATCCAGAGTCCAGGAACTGGGCAAGAGTGGGATGGTGGGAGGAAGACAGGGTCCTCCCCGGATCGTGTCCTGACCACGTTTCCGACTTCCATAGGAAGGAAGAACAGCTCGGCGATATAGTAATATAATATATAGAGGTGTAGAGAGCTGGCCGCGGCACCTGGGCGGGGCTGAGGCTCCCCGAATTATtgcaggagggagagggggctCAGTGCTGGCGTCTCCGCGGGACAGCTGTGCTGGCTACGGGGAGggctgggcggggtggggggcgctggGCTCGTCCCTCCCTGGGGGCTGGCAGGGCTCACCGAGTATCCTGCTTGGTGGGGTTCCGTGGGCCCTGCCAGCTTCCCCTGGGATGGGGCTTTCTCaccctgggtgttttttttttatgtgcttTGAAGACCATTTTTGCATTGTCAGgagtgaggaaaaaaaatattctgacaTGGTAGAAAAAAGATATTTACATACCCTGGTGGGCCGCAAGGGGGAAGGTCAACTGAgtcggtgggggcgggggggtggggtggggtgggggcttcccaagtCCCTCCCACCCACATCCGTCTGTGTGGGAGGATTTGGGGGAAAGAGCCCCTGGCTGAGGCGCAGCTCTGAAACTCTGAAGCTgccgtgtgaccttggacaaggcaCACACTCCCTTGGTCTGCCCAGGAGGTGAAGGAGGGGTGGACTTGGAGCTGAAAAACTAGAATCTTATGGTCCTTGATCCTAGGCATGGGGccggggggtggggctgggggagcgCAGGCCAGGGCTGGGCAGTGACGTTGGCAGAGGCCCTTCCAAGTGAGAAGCCCTGGGCTGTGGAGGGGTACCAAAGACTAGGGGGAAGGTGGTGGCCCCTGGTCCCTGGCCAGGTAGTCAAGTTCAGCTGAGGGCATCGTGTGTGCGCCCTGGTGATGCCTGCACAGAAAGGGGCCAGGGAGGCTGGCCGGGAACCCTGTTTTCCTGTTGAAGCAGTGATGGGAGCCAGGTGGGGGAAGCAGGTGACCCCCGCCCCTACCAGCTAGAGGGAGGGCTCAGACCTGAGATAGAGCCGGGGGTGGGCCCACCCGGGCGGAGAACTAGGGTGGGCCTGGTGCTGGTGAGGTTTGGAAGTAGCCCCTAGCTCCAGCCTCCAGGTGTGCGGGAGGGGCTGAGCCTCTCCCCAGACCCTGTGGGTGCTGGGACCCGGGCCCACATTCGAGGGGCAGTGTCACACCGAGCTCCTCGCTCACACATCCTCACGCTTGTGACACGCTatccacagtcacacacacacgcgcCCCCAGCCTTAACGAATAAGCACAGTCACCAGAACTTGCACACATCCATGGGGGACCTGAAagatgggcacacacacacacacacacatgatcacACATGTTCACCAGGGCTCCCACGACCTCGTGAGAAGGTgagtgcgcgcacacacacacttgcacgcACACGGAGGCAGGTGAGCGACATCTCAGGGGCCTTGACGCTCCAGCTTCTGGGAAAGAGAaggccctctgccctctgctgggCGCCAAATccccttcccaggtggcctgACCCCGGATAAGTCCGGGTCTTGCGGCGGCATCCTCGGTCTCCCTGGCACCTGAGCGGAAGGCAGCTGAGGCGGAAGGGCAGAGGCCTGGGACCGCCCACCTCGAGAGTCCTCCAACGGCGGCAGACGGGGCCCCGGGGCTGAGTTTAGGTCAGAGGTGCCGGCGGGGCCCCTGGGTGCTGGTCAGCTGGGCCCTCATGGTCTGGATGCTGCCCAGGATCTTCTTCTGGTGGCCCATGAGGGTGATGCCCAGGGCCCGCACGTCCCTGGAAAGGAAGGCGGTGCTGACCTGGGAGGCTGGGACCCCTCCTGGGAGCTGCCGTGCTCAGCGGCTCCGCCTCTGACCCcgccccctgccctctgccctcctctggtCCCAGTAGGCCCACCACACTCACTGAGCGTTCATACGGAGCACCATGCCCAGGGAGGAGTAACCCCCGGCAGCGAAGTGGTCCCGGTAGCGGCCCATGCGGATGGAGTCCAGCCAGTCTCCCACGGTGAGGCCCCCGctgccacccccgccccctcGGAGGTCAAAGCAGCTCCGGGCAAAGGCGGGGGGTGGACACCTGAGGCACAGGGGCCCTAGGTAAGGCTCCTGCCAGAGACACTGGCAGACTGGAGACACTGGCACCCGCCACCGTCAGGTTCGGCAGCAGCTAAGGGGTTTACCAGGGCTTGGAAGGAGAGGGGTGAACAGGGGTCAGGGGCCCAGACTGGGTCTGGTCCAGGGGTCCAGGCTGAGTGGTCCCGAGGCCTGGACGAAGCCGGGGCCTTGTTCAGGGCAAGCGGGGAGGGCAGCCGGGCTTGGGCGGGGCTGGGGTGGGTGCCAGGCACCTGTGCACGGTGGCTGTGGCCCTGAGACTCTCAGGGCTGTGGATGAGAGAATCCAGGACACTGACGATCTGTGAGAAGCGAGGCCGCTGGGCGCGGTCTTTGTGCCAGCAGTCAAGCATGAGCTGGTGTAGCGCGTGGGGGCAGCCCATGGGCGCAGGCAGGCGGTAGCCCTCCTCCACGGAGCTGATGACCTGCGGGGGAACACGGCGCTGGGCTGGAGCGGCCCTCTTGCCCCCAGGCCCCAGAACGCCACTGCCCAGCCAGGCTCCGGCACTCACGTCCCGGTTGGTCATGTTCCAGTAGGGCCGCTCCCCGTAGGCCAGCACCTCCCACATGACCACCCCGAAACTCCACACGTCGCTGGCCGAGGAGAAGGTCCGGAAGGCGATGGCCTCGGGGGCCGTCCAGCGAATGGGGATCTTGCCTCCCTGTGACGAACACACGCGTGTTGAGAACACCTCCCCAGCCTGACCAGGAGCTGAGAGCAGGGGTCCGGGCTGGGAAACTTGCAGGCTGGTTGGAGAGACACGGCCTCCATGACCTTCCACGATCACCTGTTCTGATGCGGGGGGGACCTGCACACGGAGCAGGAGTGGAGACTGAACGAGAGACAGTGGGTGGTGGGCTCAGCACCCAGGAGATGGTCAGTAAGAGCTGGTCAACAGGTTGCCTCAACAGgttgaggcaaagaactgactcataggaaaagaacctgatgctgggaaagactgaaggcgggaggagaaggggacaacaggaggagatggttggatggcatcaccgactcgatggacacgagtttgagtaaactctgggagttggtgatacacagggaggcctggtgtgctgcagtccatggggtcacaaagagtcggacgcgactgagtgactgaactgaactgaactgaactgatgcctgaACGAGTATGAAGCTCAGACAACGTGGTCTAGCAGGTTTCCAGCTCCCCTTATCCCCCTTCCTTTTTTTGGTTACAAAATCCTTTCTCTAAGTGAAACCTCAGTAGGTGAGACCCTAAGGGCCTCTGATTGATTGACCCTCTGATTGAGGCAGACCTCTGCACTTAAGGCCCCTTTCAAGAAGCCCAAATCCCCATAGAATACATTGTGAAAATGCTGGGGGGTTTTAGCCAAACTTTAGAGACAGATGCAGAGTAGATGTGTAATTCAGAGAGAAGCCAACTCTCCCCAAATCTCCCGGTGAGGGGCCGTGGGGACCAGCCCTGGTGTCTCCCCAGTGGCACAAAGGTGGGAAAGCTTGCACCCATTTGACAGAGGGGCAAACAGAGGTGCAGAGAAGAGACAGGACTTGCCCCAGGCTGGAGGCAACCCTGAAATTTCCAACCTCCCTAACGACACGCGGGGCGTGGGCTACGCACCGTGGTGGTATAGGCAGCATCAGGGTCATCCTCCAGCACCCGGGAGAGCCCGAAGTCAGACACCTTGCAGACCAGGTTGCCATCAACCAGGACGTTGCGAGCGGCCAGGTCGCGGTGGACATAGCCCAAGTCTGAGAGGTAGCGCATGCCGGCGCCCACGCCTCTGAGCATGCCCACCAGCTGCACGATGGTGAACTGGCCGTCGTGCGTCTGCAGAGGGATGCGGCGCGGGCTTCAGGAAGGCTCCTTGAAGTTCACAAAGGGCCTCCCTGCTTAGGAAGCATGCTAGTGTCGAAGGCTTGTTCTCACGTCTCGTTTACCCTCACTGCAACCCTGAGAGGTAGGTAGGTAGGTGGGGTGTGAAGACTGGTCATCCACTTTGCCCAAGGGGAGAGGGAGACCCAGAGAGGTGTGGCCCTGTCTCTGACCACCCAACAGACACATGGCCCGGCAAAGGCTGGGAATCTCGGGGTTTCTGGCCCGCACCTCATGCCTCCCAGCTGGGTGGGGCCCTGGGAACCCACAGAGCCACTGCTCTTAGCCTGTGTGCAGGAGAGGGCGGCAGGACCCACAGCAGAGGGGCTTTCACGTGATGGGGGCTGAAAGGCACTTGGATGGACTGACCTGCTCCACGCCTAGCTCCCCCTTCCCCAAGTCTGTTAGGTCTAAGCTCTGGGGACGAGGGGGTATTTGGAGGCCTCACACGATCTCCCATCACCCAGACTGAACTTCCCTCTCCCGGCCCATGTGGAAAACAGAGTGGGGCACGCACCCTCAGGAATGCATCCAGAGACCCGTTCTCCATGTACTCAGTCACGATCATTGCCAGACggcctggggggtggggcggggtgtaACAGGGAGGAAGTGGTTCTTGGTAGTGGATCAGGGCTGCAGGGccgtgaccccatgaacatgccaccccctgccccactaTGAGCTGCCATGAGCTGGGCCAGCACCATGGGGCCCAGGGAACGTAGGGTTTCCACTAGGGTCCTGGGCTCTGGGTTACCTTCCCTGCCAAGTCATCCAGGGACCTGAACCAGGgggacagggcagggcagggtggtAGATGGATGGACCCAGAGCCCTGACCCCAGCAGGAGGGGCTCTGAAGGCTGAGGCTGTTTTCCGCCTGGCACCTACCGCGGGTGACGACACCTTCAAGGCGGATGATATTGGGGTGGTCAAACTGACCCATGATGGACGCCTCACTCAGAAAGTCCCGCCGCTGTCTCTCCGTGTAGCCGGCTTTGAGGGCCTTGATGGCCACGGGCACGTCCCGCTGCCCCGGCATCCGCAGCCGCCCGTAGCAGACTTCCCCGGACTCGCCTGTGGACCCAAGCAGGGCAGGCAGGGGGCAGACGGTGGGaccttcccctcctccacctgAACTCTGCACTTGACCCGTCTTGCACACCCACGTGCCTGGCCATGCCTGGCATCTTGGCGCCCTGCTCCCTCTGCCCGGCGTGCCCTTCTCCCAGGCACCTCCAGGACGTCCCCACATGCCCAAGCCCTGCAGCTCACCAGAGCCGATGATTTTCTCGATGTGGATCCGAGATGCCTCGATCTCTCGGGTGAAACCACGGCCCGTCCGGCCCGGCTCCTCGTAGGTGTGGGGTTCTGTATAGAACTTGGGCTCTGGAATCTTCCCTGGAGGGTGGTGCAGGGGCAGGAAGACCGGTGGAGGTGCTGAGGGGCCAGGAGAGAAGGGCCATCACTGGGGTCCCTGAGGACGTTCCCTCCCAGCCCTTCCCTGAGTCTGGGAAGGGTCTGAGGGTGGGGTGAGAAGCGTCTTCAGGAATCTCAGGATGTGGGGGGCAAACAGCAGGCGTCTAGTAAGTGCTTGCCAAGTGAAAACAGGGTCTCTATGGAATGGCTCTGAGATCTCTAGGGGATCTGGGGATTTCTAGTGCATTCTGTATGTCCGACATATTTCTGGGCTCACTTTCAGGGTCCTTAAGATCCTTTTCAATTGGTCAAACTAAGCCAAGGTCCTTATGAAGATCTTTCTCATTCCTAGGGTAGGAGTGTGACCAAGAGTGGTTTCACCACAGTACCGACTTAGGTAGATGGAAAGTGGTTCTCTAAAAGACTGGGTTAAGAAGGATTCTGAGGCCACATTCAGGCTCCATGGGAATCAGAACCATGATTGATTCTACCATGGGAAAAGAAGTGGAGTGTTGAGGTAGGTATCTTCATATCTGCCTTGTTTTCTGAGGTCTCTGCAGGATCCTGAAAAAGTTCTCTGTAGCAAGGGTTCTTGTCCACGAGTATATGACCaaacccccgcccccgccaaaaaaaaaaaaaaaacctgtgtgtgaacatgtgtgtgaGTGAAGAAATCTGTGCGGTTCTCTGAGATCTCTAGAATCCTCTGCAAACGCAACAAAGTGGAACCGCAGCATgcccctgggggctgggggctgggggctgtggaACATGCTGCTGTCTCTCTCTCCGGGGCTCTAGTCTCTTCTGCGAGCActttttcccttccctccttttctcaGCCCCAGCCCAGCACTGACTCCTGCTCTGATCCCCCCTCTCCCCTCTGGACCCTGGGGCTCCTGCACTCACCCTGCCCGTTCTGATAATGCATCTTCTCCTCATCCGAGTGCTGGAAGGCCTTGCTGTAGCCGCAATGCCTGTGGAGGAGGACGGTCCTCAGCTTCAGCCCTGACCCCCATCAGCGACACGTGCGAATTCCCCCTTTCTTTCCCTCATCCCCTTTCAAGTCAGCTCCGGCCACCCCAGCCACTGCCCTTGGGACATCCTTGACATTCACAAACACGGcatgggacttcgctggtggtccaggggttatgAATCAGCCTTGGAACATAggggacgagggttcaatccctgatcagggaactgaagtcccacatgctgcagagcacctaagcccatatgccacaactagagagtctgtgcaccgcaacgcaagatcccgcatgcctcaactaaacccaatgcagccaaataaataaacattttaaaaatacttcgtAAAAAAACACTGTATAGTTTACACAGTTGAGTCCACTCAGCCTTCGCGGCAAAGTCTATGGTATTCCTGGCTCAATTTTACACAAAAGCACTCCCGGCAGAGGGTCTGGGAGACGAGGCTTCTGATGCCAACTCTGCCACGTGACCTCAGCaagccccttccctcccctgggcctcagtttctccgtcTATGGATGATCTTTCCAATTCTCGCTGAGCAGGATCCGAAGCCCGTCCCGCCTCCCTCTGGAACCGAGTGGAGAGTGACTAAGAGCCTGGTCTTCAGTTTTCTAACAGATCTGTGTTCTGACACCGATTTAGCTGAAGTGGCCTCACCTCTCTGATCCCCCGTTTACTCCCTGCAGAACGAGGTCAGAATCTATACATCCCTGGGGCACCGTTAGGATTGAATGAGATGGAGGGGGTCACGCTGCAGGGAGATCCAGTGGGACTGGCTGGTGGGCGGACATGGCATGAGGGAACGAGAACCAAGGAGAATGGCTAGGTTTGGGGCTTGTCACACCACGAACAGTGGTGCCACATTCTGAGACGGGGCTTGGGGAGGAGCTGGTCTGGGGGTGCTGTGTGTCCGAAACACATTTGAGTAGAGGTGGGAGCGGACAGCTGGACCTCAGGGGAGAGGCCTGTGCGGATGCCACGCTTGGGGGGATGTCAGCATGAAGGTGGAATTCAAAGCCGCGGACCCTGATAAGGTCACTGAGGAAAGGTGCAGGGTAAGCGGGTGAGAGAGGAGGATCTGGATGGGCCGGGGCCCTCCAGCTTTTGGAAGCTGGTTAAAGAGCTGGAGATGCAGAAAGACAAGGCTGGACAGGTGGATGGAAAACAGGAGGTGGGCCTGAGCATGGAAGGCGGGAGGGAAAAGTGTgccaggaaggagggaaagaacaGGTCTATCCGTAAGGGAGGCCCGCCCCAAGCACAAAGCGTCACTGGCTCGGCGGGGGCTGGAGATAGGCGGAGACACAGGAGCTCAGGGTGGCCGGGGGCCCAGGACCACCCACCTCTTCTTGCAaatgagcaggaggagaagcacaaCCAGGCCAGTGATGAGGGTCAAGCAGATCCAGACGATGGTCCGGGTGTCATAGCGGGGCCCTGCGTGGGGAAACCAGGGTCGTGGGGGCGGTGTTGCCTAACGTCTTATCCCTGGCCTCAGAGGTCTGGCAGCCTTCCTGGGGCCCAGTGGCAGCCTCCTCAGCTCTGAGAGTCGGGGCACAGGTTGCACCTGCCTCTGCCCCGACCCTCCCCTCTACAACCTGCCGCTTCAATATCCTGCTTCCCAACCTGGTGCCACCACTTCCTGGGACGGTGCGACCCGGGCAGAGTCACTAGacttctgagcctcagctttctcaccgATGAGTCCAaaaccacctgccctgcctgTTACTGTAAATGACGAAGCTGGGTGTACAGTGCATTCTGGCCAATTAACCCACAGCTTCTCCAGGGAGATCCCAGCATTACTGTGAGTTGTCAGAccggaaaactgaggcccagagaactCAAGGAACTTGCTCAAGGACACGCAGCATGGAGTCAGGCAGGATTCCTGCTTGGACGGTGCCAACGTGGTGTCAAACCTAAAAGCACTTGAGACACACAAGTTCCAGGGCGTGCCAGGCAAGCGGCAGGGCGTCAGCTCAGCCGTGGAAACCCGCTGTCCTAACACTGCCCCCTGGAGGGTGCTGAGCACAGGAGAAGACCCCAGTTGGCTGGAcatgtgggggggtgggggggagggcggAGAGCAGATTCCCAGGCTTGAATGTGCGCTGCAATCACCCCCAAGGGTTTTGATCCAACCAAAATTTCTGGGGCTCCAGTCCCAGGGTTTCTGATTGCAAAGatgtggggtggggcctgagaatgaGCATTTCTGACGCTTCCCAGGGGCTGCGGTGACTGCGGGTCCTGGACGATGCTGTGGGAACCGCTGTTCTGGAggcggggggtggagggggaacgATACTGGGGAAGGAGCACAGAGCCTGTCCCCAGGCTGATCAGATTCAAGTCTTGCTCTGCTGGGTCACCTTGGGTAATCTGTTTGACTGCTCTGACGCTCATGTTCCTCGCCTGAAAAATGGGGAGGTGGACACTGCCAACTCCCTAGAGGGTCTCAGGGCCGATTAGAGGGTCATCCTGTCAGCAAGGAGCACCAGGATCCTGCCAGTCATACTGATGCTCGGGAAAAGCCCGCAGATGATGGGCTGTTATGAGCTCTGTCACCCGGCGTGTGTAAcctcccttctctgagcctcagttctttTTCCACCTATGAACATGGCAATCGCTTCCCATACCGCCCCAGCGCCAACTAGCTCCTTTCCTCTGACCGCCACGACCCTGGCCCCGCGCCCTTGCCCCTCACTCCCTACACTCACGGGGTTTCCCGGTCTCCACCTCCATGGCCTGGCTGAAGCGGCCACAGCCGGCCGAGGTGCGAGCTCGGACCTGGAACACGTAGCGGGTGCCCGGCTTGAGGCCCGAGACAGTGGCCCTGGTGGTGACCGCCTTGAGGGTGGAGTAGCTCTGCATCTCCTTGTCCTGCCCGTGGGAGAGGGGCGGTCAGCCTCGGTCCCCCGCCTGCCGCCCTCCCCTGCTCCCGTCCCCGTGGGTGGTACCTTCTCGTAGTACTTGATCTCGTACTCCAGGATGATGCCGTTGGGCTGTTCTGGCTCCTGCCACAGCAGCGAGACGCTGGTCTGCCCCGCTCGCTCCTGGCGAATCACCACCACCTGAGACGGGGCTGGGGCGTAGAGGATTGAGGGGAGGGGGGACT comes from the Bos taurus isolate L1 Dominette 01449 registration number 42190680 breed Hereford chromosome 2, ARS-UCD2.0, whole genome shotgun sequence genome and includes:
- the EPHA8 gene encoding ephrin type-A receptor 8 isoform X2, which translates into the protein MSPNQNNWLRTSWVPRDGARRVYAEIKFTLRDCNSMPGVLGTCKETFNLYYLESDRDLGASTQESQFLKIDTIAADESFTGADLGVRRLKLNTEVRGVGPLSKRGFYLAFQDIGACLAILSLRIYYKKCPTMVRNLAAFSEAVTGADSSSLVEVRGQCVRHSEERDTPKMYCSAEGEWLVPIGKCVCSAGYEERRDACVACELGFYKSAPGDQLCARCPPHSHSAAPAAQACRCDLSYYRAALDPPSAACTRPPSAPVNLISSVNGTSVTLEWAPPLDRGGRSDITYNAVCRRCPWALGHCETCGSGTRFVPQQTSLVQASLLVANLLAHMNYSFWIEAVNGVSDLSPEPRRAAVVNITTNQAAPSQVVVIRQERAGQTSVSLLWQEPEQPNGIILEYEIKYYEKDKEMQSYSTLKAVTTRATVSGLKPGTRYVFQVRARTSAGCGRFSQAMEVETGKPRPRYDTRTIVWICLTLITGLVVLLLLLICKKRHCGYSKAFQHSDEEKMHYQNGQAPPPVFLPLHHPPGKIPEPKFYTEPHTYEEPGRTGRGFTREIEASRIHIEKIIGSGESGEVCYGRLRMPGQRDVPVAIKALKAGYTERQRRDFLSEASIMGQFDHPNIIRLEGVVTRGRLAMIVTEYMENGSLDAFLRTHDGQFTIVQLVGMLRGVGAGMRYLSDLGYVHRDLAARNVLVDGNLVCKVSDFGLSRVLEDDPDAAYTTTGGKIPIRWTAPEAIAFRTFSSASDVWSFGVVMWEVLAYGERPYWNMTNRDVISSVEEGYRLPAPMGCPHALHQLMLDCWHKDRAQRPRFSQIVSVLDSLIHSPESLRATATVHRCPPPAFARSCFDLRGGGGGSGGLTVGDWLDSIRMGRYRDHFAAGGYSSLGMVLRMNAQDVRALGITLMGHQKKILGSIQTMRAQLTSTQGPRRHL